The following coding sequences lie in one Spea bombifrons isolate aSpeBom1 chromosome 5, aSpeBom1.2.pri, whole genome shotgun sequence genomic window:
- the KCTD1 gene encoding BTB/POZ domain-containing protein KCTD1 isoform X1 translates to MFQDTRPNMSRPLITRSPASPLNNQGIPTPAQLTKSNAPVHIDVGGHMYTSSLATLTKYPDSRIGRLFDGTEPIVLDSLKQHYFIDRDGQMFRYILNFLRTSKLLISDDFKDYSLLYEEAKYFHLQPMLLELERWKQDKEAGRFSRPCECLVVRVAPDLGERITLSGDKSLIEEVFPEIGDVMCNSVNAGWNHDSTHVIRFPLNGYCHLNSVQVLERLQQRGFEIVGSCGGGVDSSMFSEYVLRRELKRTSRAPSVIRIKQEPLD, encoded by the exons gacACCCGGCCCAATATGTCCAGACCTCTGATCACCAGATCACCTGCATCTCCTTTGAACAATCAAGGCATTCCTACCCCTGCACAGCTCACCAAGTCCAACGCACCCGTCCACATCGATGTTGGTGGACACATGTATACCAGCAGCCTGGCGACTCTCACAAAGTACCCTGATTCCAG AATTGGCAGACTTTTCGATGGTACGGAGCCTATTGTTCTGGATAGCTTAAAGCAGCACTATTTCATTGACCGCGATGGGCAGATGTTTCGCTATATCCTAAACTTCCTGCGCACATCAAAACTCCTAATCTCTGATGATTTCAAA GATTACTCTCTGCTCTATGAAGAGGCAAAATACTTTCATCTCCAGCCCATGCTCCTGGAGCTGGAACGGTGGAAACAGGACAAAGAGGCTGGCCGTTTCTCGCGGCCCTGCGAGTGTTTGGTAGTCAGAGTTGCGCCTGACCTTGGCGAAAGGATCACGCTGAGCGGAGACAAGTCGCTAATAGAGGAGGTTTTTCCGGAAATTGGGGACGTGATGTGTAATTCAGTCAATGCGGGCTGGAACCACGACTCTACACACGTTATTCGGTTTCCGCTTAATGGATACTGTCACCTCAATTCAGTACAG GTGCTGGAAAGGTTGCAGCAGCGTGGCTTTGAGATTGTAGGCTCATGTGGTGGAGGAGTTGACTCTTCCATGTTTAGCGAATATGTACTAAGACGAGAACTGAAAAGGACATCTCGCGCACCTTCCGTCATTCGAATAAAACAGGAGCCGTTAGATTAA